In the Magnolia sinica isolate HGM2019 chromosome 15, MsV1, whole genome shotgun sequence genome, one interval contains:
- the LOC131226824 gene encoding uncharacterized protein LOC131226824 encodes MGKRSPLHPGGPRIDVGGGGGFEARFNGNYLPQTYQHEKENEFLRLQQGGMSVAQYENCFTELSRYASEMMANEVIKMRRFTAGLRSGIRSKICCVNIRTYAELVEMSIRAEQDEERVARNSSQLGPRNRVEGPSSSFAGKRARPSSPPQLATAPAPSTRPAQTCTYCGRAGHSKPYCFTRMRDLGFTSLQCNIRPP; translated from the coding sequence ATGGGAAAGCGTTCTCCGCTCCATCCCGGAGGGCCACGTATCgacgtggggggggggggggggttcgaGGCCCGCTTCAATGGAAATTATCTCCCTCAAACGTATCAACATGAGAAGGAGAATGAATTTCTCCGTCTTCAGCAAGGGGGGATGAGCGTGGCCCAATATGAGAACTGTTTTACGGAACTCTCCCGCTATGCTTCCGAAATGATGGCAAACGAAGTAATCAAGATGAGGCGGTTCACGGCAGGGCTGAGGAGCGGTATTCGCTCCAAGATATGTTGCGTCAACATTAGGACATACGCCGAGCTTGTCGAGATGTCCATCAGGGCGGAGCAGGATGAAGAGCGGGTTGCCCGAAACAGCTCACAGTTAGGGCCACGAAACAGGGTGGAGGGACCGTCCTCTTCTTTCGCAGGAAAAAGGGCCCGTCCTAGCTCACCACCCCAACTAGCCACCGCACCGGCCCCTTCTACGCGACCGGCCCAGACATGTACTTATTGCGGGAGAGCGGGACATTCCAAGCCCTACTGTTTTACGAGGATGAGAGACCTCGGATTCACATCGTTGCAGTGCAACATTAGGCCTCCATAG
- the LOC131227183 gene encoding probable auxin efflux carrier component 1b, with product MITGSDLYHVLTAVVPLYVAMILAYGSVKWWKIFTPDQCSGINRFVALFAVPLLSFHFISTNNPYAMNLRFIAADTLQKIMVLVVLAIWTKTSSRGCLEWTITLFSLSTLPNTLVMGIPLLKGMYGADSGSLMVQIVVLQCIIWYTLMLFLFEYRGARLLIVEQFPDTAGSIISFRVDSDIISLDGKEPLQTEAEIGEDGKLHVTVRKSTSSRSEIFSRRSHGLNSGVSLTPRPSNLTNAEIYSLQSSRNPTPRGSSFNHTDFYSMVNGRNTSNVSPRQSNFGANLGYDEESGRAANGVYQPSNAVQGSGYPVPPSAGIFSPVAPAGAKKKVNGNEGGGKDLHMFVWSSSASPVSEGGIHVFRGGELGNDQQHPQQQLGGVPHSADHHHSKDCNHDAYDEYGRDDFSFGNRTVGRGGESLHKDHDGPSLSKLGSSSTAELHPKSGAHVDTKPTSMPPASVMTRLILIMVWRKLIRNPNTYSSLIGLIWSLVSYKWGIVMPAIVARSIAILSDAGLGMAMFSLGLFMALQPRIIACGNSVAAFAMAVRFLTGPAVMAAASIAVGLRGVLLHIAIVQAALPQGIVPFVFAKEYNVHPDILSTGVIFGMLIALPITLVYYILLGLKG from the exons ATGATAACCGGCTCCGACCTCTACCACGTCCTCACCGCTGTCGTCCCACTCTACGTGGCGATGATCCTTGCCTACGGCTCCGTGAAATGGTGGAAGATCTTCACACCCGATCAATGCTCCGGCATCAACCGTTTCGTCGCCCTCTTCGCAGTCCCGCTCCTCTCCTTCCACTTCATCTCCACAAACAACCCTTACGCCATGAACTTACGATTCATCGCGGCAGACACTCTTCAGAAGATCATGGTCTTAGTTGTTCTTGCAATCTGGACTAAGACCAGCTCAAGAGGCTGCCTTGAATGGACAAttacactcttttctctctcaacGCTCCCAAACACTCTCGTCATGGGAATTCCCTTGTTGAAGGGAATGTACGGCGCAGATTCAGGCAGTTTGATGGTTCAGATCGTCGTCCTCCAATGCATTATCTGGTATACTTTGATGCTGTTCCTGTTTGAATACAGAGGCGCAAGATTGCTGATAGTAGAGCAGTTTCCAGACACCGCCGGTTCGATCATTTCCTTCAGAGTCGATTCTGATATCATTTCGTTGGATGGGAAGGAGCCTCTCCAAACAGAAGCTGAAATCGGCGAAGATGGGAAGCTTCATGTGACAGTCCGGAAATCGACAAGCTCACGGTCGGAAATCTTCTCGCGGCGATCTCACGGTCTCAATTCAGGTGTCTCTCTAACGCCTCGCCCGTCGAATCTCACAAATGCTGAAATATACTCACTGCAATCGTCGAGGAATCCGACGCCAAGGGGTTCGAGCTTCAACCACACGGATTTCTATTCGATGGTGAATGGGAGGAATACGAGCAATGTGAGCCCACGACAGTCGAATTTCGGGGCGAATTTGGGCTATGATGAAGAGAGCGGGCGGGCGGCGAACGGGGTCTATCAGCCCAGCAATGCAGTGCAGGGGAGCGGCTACCCCGTGCCGCCGAGCGCAGGGATATTTTCGCCAGTGGCGCCTGCTGGGGCGAAGAAGAAGGTGAATGGCAATGAGGGTGGTGGGAAGGATCTTCACATGTTTGTGTGGAGCTCGAGTGCATCGCCAGTCTCCGAAGGTGGAATTCATGTGTTTAGAGGAGGAGAACTTGGGAATGATCAGCAGCATCCTCAGCAGCAGCTGGGTGGGGTACCTCATTCAGCTGATCATCACCATTCAAAAG ATTGTAACCATGATGCCTATGATGAGTACGGTCGCGACGATTTCAGCTTTGGAAACAGGACCGTGGGCCGGGGTGGTGAGTCTCTTCATAAAGACCACGATGGCCCAAGCCTCTCGAAGCTTGGGTCGAGCTCCACTGCAGAGCTTCACCCAAAGAGTGGGGCCCATGTGGACACAAAGCCCACCTCGATGCCGCCTGCCAGCGTGATGACCCGGCTCATCCTGATCATGGTCTGGAGGAAGCTCATCAGGAACCCAAACACTTACTCGAGCCTCATTGGCCTAATTTGGTCTCTAGTTTCTTACAA ATGGGGGATTGTAATGCCTGCGATTGTGGCCCGCTCGATAGCGATTCTCTCTGATGCGGGTCTTGGAATGGCCATGTTCAGTCTCG GTTTGTTCATGGCACTACAGCCGCGTATAATTGCATGTGGGAATTCGGTTGCGGCCTTTGCCATGGCCGTCAGATTCCTCACGGGCCCAGCAGTAATGGCCGCAGCCTCGATTGCTGTTGGATTGCGTGGGGTTCTCTTACACATTGCCATTGTTCAG GCTGCTCTTCCTCAAGGAATCGTTCCTTTTGTCTTTGCTAAGGAATACAATGTGCATCCTGACATACTGAGCACTGG AGTTATATTTGGGATGTTAATAGCACTCCCCATCACTCTAGTTTACTACATTTTACTGGGACTGAAAGgctga